A genome region from Euphorbia lathyris chromosome 4, ddEupLath1.1, whole genome shotgun sequence includes the following:
- the LOC136226310 gene encoding auxin transporter-like protein 2 yields MLAQKQAEEEMVSSFNEGENEEKEEDNKGDDDSIFSVKSLLWHGGSVYDAWFSCASNQVAQVLLTLPYSFSQMGMLSGIILQVFYGIMGSWTAYLISVLYVEYRSRKEKENVSFKNHVIQWFEVLDGLLGPTWKAVGLAFNCTFLLFGSVIQLIACASNIYYINDKLDKRTWTYIFGACCATTVFIPSFHNYRIWSFLGLGMTTYTAWYMTIASIAHGQAEGVTHSGPNKLVLYFTGATNILYTFGGHAVTVEIMHAMWKPQKFKYIYLLATLYVFTLTIPSATAVYWAFGDELLTHSNAFSLLPNSGWRDAAVLLMLIHQFITFGFACTPLYFVWEKVVGMHDTKSIFLRALTRLPVVVPIWFFAIIFPFFGPINSAVGALLVSFTVYIIPALAHMLTYRSASARQNAAEKPPSFLPSWTAMYLLNGFIVVWVLIVGFGLGGWASMTNFIRQVNTFGLFAKCYQCPPAAAAKHH; encoded by the exons ATGTTAGCACAGAAACAAGCTGAGGAAGAAATGGTGTCTAGTTTCAATGAAGGTgaaaatgaagagaaagaagaagataacAAGGGAGATGATGACTCCATTTTTAGTGTCAAAAGCTTGCTTTGGCATGGTGGGTCTGTTTATGATGCCTGGTTTAGTTGTGCTTCAAATCAG GTTGCTCAGGTTCTATTGACACTGCCCTACTCTTTCTCTCAAATGGGAATGCTTTCAGGGATAATATTGCAAGTGTTTTATGGAATTATGGGGAGCTGGACTGCATATCTCATAAGTGTTCTGTATGTAGAGTACCGAAGCAGAAAGGAGAAAGAGAATGTCAGCTTCAAGAACCATGTCATACAG TGGTTTGAAGTGCTAGATGGTTTACTGGGTCCAACATGGAAAGCAGTTGGCTTGGCCTTTAACTGCACTTTTCTCCTCTTTGGTTCAGTTATACAACTTATAGCCTGTGCAAg TAACATATACTATATAAATGACAAATTAGACAAGAGGACATGGACTTATATCTTTGGAGCTTGTTGTGCCACTACTGTTTTCATCCCTTCATTTCACAACTACAGAATTTGGTCTTTTCTTGGCCTTGGAATGACCACATATACTGCTTGGTATATGACCATTGCCTCCATTGCTCACGGCCAG GCGGAAGGTGTAACGCACTCCGGTCCAAACAAATTGGTCCTTTATTTCACAGGAGCCACTAATATCCTCTACACTTTTGGTGGTCATGCTGTCACAGT GGAAATTATGCATGCAATGTGGAAGCCTCAAAAGTTCAAGTACATATATCTGCTTGCAACTCTCTATGTCTTCACTTTAACAATTCCATCAGCTACTGCTGTTTACTGGGCATTCGGAGACGAACTCCTCACTCATTCTAACGCCTTTTCGCTTCTTCCCAACTCCGGATGGCGTGATGCTGCAGTTCTTCTCATGCTAATTCATCAG TTTATAACATTCGGATTCGCGTGTACACCGCTGTATTTCGTGTGGGAAAAAGTGGTGGGAATGCATGATACAAAGAGCATATTCTTGAGAGCATTAACAAGATTGCCAGTAGTGGTACCAATATGGTTCTTTGCAATTATATTCCCTTTCTTTGGTCCCATAAACTCAGCTGTTGGGGCTCTTTTAGTCAGCTTCACAGTTTACATCATCCCTGCTTTAGCCCATATGCTCACTTACCGGTCCGCCTCAGCTCGGCAG AATGCAGCAGAGAAGCCACCTTCCTTCCTCCCAAGCTGGACAGCCATGTATTTATTGAATGGATTTATAGTGGTATGGGTACTTATAGTTGGGTTTGGATTAGGAGGTTGGGCAAGCATGACTAATTTTATCAGGCAGGTTAACACATTTGGTCTTTTTGCTAAGTGTTACCAGTGCCCGCCCGCGGCCGCCGCCAAGCACCACTGA